One Candidatus Nitrotoga arctica genomic window, GGAGTCCAGGAGGATGTCGGAAGAAAGTACCCTTGGGTCGGGATGTGACCTCATTTATGGATATGAAGGGGTCGCATGCTGAGAAAGCTACATATAATAAAGTCAAAATGGGTTGTCAACCTTGAGCAATGTGTTGGCTAAGATGATTATTGAAATAATTGTTTAGTCATTAAATAACCAGAGAGCGATTGAAGATGGGGTGATCAACCCCATCATGAAGATAATTATTTATATCACGAGAATGTTTAAATGACGAAAACTATTGAAATAAAGAACATGAGAGACACCCGGACGGTGGCTGCGCCAGCGAAGGACTGCGGATATTTTCATGGCTGTCAAACATGTGACGAAAATGATACGTGTAAGCTGGACCGTGCTGCTCATAAAAAATGGTTGATTAATAAGCGGATGGCGGATATCAAGTACAAAGTTCTTGTCGGTAGTAACAAGGGCGGCGTGGGCAAAAGTACCACCACGGTTAACCTCGCCTGTGCCTTGGAAAAACTGGGTTACAAGGTTGGCTTGGCGGATGCCGACCTTCATGGGCCAAATATTCCAAAGATGCTTGGGATTGAGAATGTAAGACTTCGCGGGGATAAAGACGGCATCGCCCCGCACATCATGCCTGCGGGGTTAAAGGTTGCGTCTTTGGGTTTGTTGATAGAAGACCAGAACGAGCCAGTTGTCTGGAGAGATGCAGTAAAGTACGAATTTATCATTGAACTCCTTGGGAATATTACCTGGGGGAAGCTCGACTTCTTGATAATAGATCTACCACCCGGCACGGGGAATGAACATATTACGATCATGGATTTTATTCCCAATCTGGATGGGGTTGTTGTTGTAAGCACTCCGCAGGATGTTGCGCTTCTTGACGCAAGGAAAATGATCTCTTTTGTAAAAGAAAGAAATACACCCATTATCGGAATTGTTGAGAACATGAGCGGTTTGATCTGTCCACACTGCAGTGGTGAGATTGACGTATTCAAGAAGGGCGGAGGAGAACGGGTCGCGAGTGAACTGGGCGTGCCATTTATTGGCGCGATCCCGCTCGATAGCGAGATAACCATTTGTGCGGATAAAGGAGTCCCCGTTGTGCAGGCTTATCCAGAATCTCCTTCAACCAAGGCATTTATGGCGGTTGCCGAAAGATGCGCGATATTTTTAGGCGCTCATCCAGAACAGGAGAGCGGCGGCGGGGCTGCGCAGTTTAGAGAGGTTGCGAATGTAACCGCAGGTGCTACAGTTCAAACAATAGTGAGTTAAGGATGAATATTCATGCTGTTCGCCGGTGGCATGGTCTTGTTGGAGCGGTCATCGTATTTTTTTTAGTCTATCTTTTAGTGTCCGGATTAGCTATAAATCATGTTGAGATACTTAAATTAGATAAACGGGAAGTAAGCTATCCTTGGCTAATGCGCTGGTACGGGATTCATGTTGCTGATCCAACTCAAGGGTATTTGCTGGGTAAAAGCTATTTTTCTTGGGATGATGAAAAATGGGTTTTAGACGACAAATTATTGTCCAGTAGCGCGGGGCAACCAGTTGGAGCAGTCGAGGTTAGGGGTATTAATTATGTTGCGACCGCCGCCGCTCTTTATTTGTATCAATCGGATGGACAGTTGCTAAATAAGCTGGAAAA contains:
- a CDS encoding Mrp/NBP35 family ATP-binding protein → MTKTIEIKNMRDTRTVAAPAKDCGYFHGCQTCDENDTCKLDRAAHKKWLINKRMADIKYKVLVGSNKGGVGKSTTTVNLACALEKLGYKVGLADADLHGPNIPKMLGIENVRLRGDKDGIAPHIMPAGLKVASLGLLIEDQNEPVVWRDAVKYEFIIELLGNITWGKLDFLIIDLPPGTGNEHITIMDFIPNLDGVVVVSTPQDVALLDARKMISFVKERNTPIIGIVENMSGLICPHCSGEIDVFKKGGGERVASELGVPFIGAIPLDSEITICADKGVPVVQAYPESPSTKAFMAVAERCAIFLGAHPEQESGGGAAQFREVANVTAGATVQTIVS
- a CDS encoding PepSY domain-containing protein, which translates into the protein MNIHAVRRWHGLVGAVIVFFLVYLLVSGLAINHVEILKLDKREVSYPWLMRWYGIHVADPTQGYLLGKSYFSWDDEKWVLDDKLLSSSAGQPVGAVEVRGINYVATAAALYLYQSDGQLLNKLEKQSLPAYPILALGKMGSNVMLQTPSAVFASVDGLTWEKSSSTGMTLSSLQDLPADVKRRSADILESGIPLQRILLDVHSGRIFGRYAIWVMDIASLVLFALGLSGFWLYWRLR